TTAACttttttggtcactacataaaTTCCATATTTCCATTAGTTTTTCATAGTTGAGATGACTTACCTAATATTCTAAAAtgtgtcaaataataataataataataataataataataataatgagaacATTAGGTGTGTTCAAATCTTTTGACTGTACACCATCCTTATGGCTTTATTATAACACTATACTAACAACAGCAATGAGTAAAAGCCACTCCTACCATTTACCTTTTATAAAGTAAATGGATGTGATTTATGAAAAGGGGGAAATGGAGACTTTGTCAGAAAGGTAAGTGAATATGCTGAAACATCTGAGGTATcattcttaaaatgcattcaaaccaATCATGTGTAAACTGGTACAGGCAACTCACATTGAAAGTGTAAAACCTGTATGAGAAAAGAATAGAGACATTTTCATAGAGGGGAGGGACTTCAACTACAGCACCTCCCTCTCAATCCACCAGATGAAGTACCGGTAACCATATCAGTTGTTTAAACCACAGACTGAACAGCAGTTTAAATTTACAACGCACTTCAGGATTACAACATAAAAATGAAAGACTATGACTAGAAGGCAGAACTTGCAGAAAATCTGGAAGAGGCAAAGAAGACTAACAAACCAGATGTCACACTGTGAAGCAGCCAAGGAACTGAGCAAGATGAATAATTTTTAAGTGAAATTAAAAAAGGGTTGGTTTGAGGAAATATCAGATCACTCCTTTTCTTTATGAAGAAAACAAATTAGAGAAACTGGCTATGGACTATCATTTCATTGAGCTTCAAGGGTGATGCTGTTATATTAGTTTCACAAATCTGTGAGCACCTAGAGACTGTGGATATAAAGAACAAATTCTAAATCACCTTCCTGTTCCAGCAACAAGACAGTTATTCACTGAACCACACATGCAAAGAATCTACTGTGGGAGGAAGAGAGAAGGTAAACTGACATGGTTTGATTAAACAAATGATTACATGTATGTGCTCAATCACAATTTGACAGTAGGATTATGCAACATTTTAAGATGCTGAAGTCTTCTTTAATGTCATAATCGTATcatttttgttgaatttatgaatTGCCACAGAACTTCATGTTTTGGTTCTCTGACCTTTAAATGTACTATAGAACATTGATTGACTTGCCTCTGAAGGTCTGATTTTTCTAAACTGAAGATGAACAATTCAAGAAGTAACTGCACAGAAGATGGATTTAAGTACATGTTATACAGTACCGTTTTCAGTATCGTCTTCATTCTGGGGCTGCTCTTCAACATGGTGGCAATGTACATCTTTATATGGAGACTGAAAGTACGTAACGAGACCACAACGTACATGCTGAACCTCATAGTGTCGGATACACTCTTTGTCCTCAGCTTGCCCTTCAGGACATTTTACTTCATCAATCAACAGTGGCCTTTTGGCAATGCTCTCTGCAAAATCTCAGTGGCCCTGTTCTACACCAATATGTACGGCAGTATCCTCTTCCTCACGTGCATCAGTGTGGACCGTTTCCTGGCAATTGTTTACCCCTTTGCTTCCATGACACTTAGGACCAAGCGCAATGCCAGAATAGCCTGCTGTGCCATCTGGGTGTTCCTGATCTCAGGAGGATTACCTGCAGGTTTTCTGATGGACACCACGTCTTCTCCGAATGGTACACAATATTGTTTCGAAAACTACTCTAACTTTCAGTGGCAGTCCCAAGTGTCAAAAGTGGTGGTGTTCATGGAGATAATGGGTTTCTTTATTCCATTGCTGATAAACTTTATCTGCTCCATGAAGGTCCTGCGAACCTTACGGCATCCGGAGAGCCTCAACCGCGGTGGGCAGCTCAACAAGGCCAAGATTTTGCGCATGATTGTGGTGCACttgttcattttctgtttttgCTTCATCCCTTACAATGTAAACTTGGTGTTCTACACACTTGTCAGAAGTCAGGTTATTACAAACTGCACTGTGGAGTCAGTGGTCCGGACTATTTATCCAATCGCATTCTGCATTGCGGTGACCAACTGTTGCTTTGACCCTGTGATCTATTATTTCACTTCCGAGACAATACAGAACTCCATTAAACGGAAGTCTTATGCAGtccataaaaatacaataaacaatacaattGATGTTGATAGTTGCAGAACTGATTATGTGACTAAAATCACATCTTTACAAGTTAAATTTATCAATGATGAATCTACTGTGTGAATGAAACCCAGGCAATAAATGCCAGGAAAAGATTTAATTAATACTATGCCACTTGAAGAAAATGATACGCTATGAACATTCTTGGATTTTCAACCAAAACAAGCACTGGGTATAGAGCAAAGGATGCACTGGATTTATACATCTGACTGATGACTTGTGAACTTTctttaacacaaaatgcattAGTTAATCTTCTTGGTGCCAACTATTTTGTGTTCACAATCCAATCTCAATTCTCAtggaacatttgttttaatggtcGATTGATCTACCATTTGTATACAAATGTGACATGGCATTAAACAGTATTTCAAGACTAAGTGCTAAAGCTCTTTATTCTCTATTACAGAGAAAGCCTATGTAATAAGAGCTCAATCACTGTTTGAGTCCATTCAGTGTCCATTCATTTTGTTTTACACGTAAACC
The Xyrauchen texanus isolate HMW12.3.18 chromosome 34, RBS_HiC_50CHRs, whole genome shotgun sequence DNA segment above includes these coding regions:
- the LOC127627881 gene encoding lysophosphatidic acid receptor 6-like, which gives rise to MNNSRSNCTEDGFKYMLYSTVFSIVFILGLLFNMVAMYIFIWRLKVRNETTTYMLNLIVSDTLFVLSLPFRTFYFINQQWPFGNALCKISVALFYTNMYGSILFLTCISVDRFLAIVYPFASMTLRTKRNARIACCAIWVFLISGGLPAGFLMDTTSSPNGTQYCFENYSNFQWQSQVSKVVVFMEIMGFFIPLLINFICSMKVLRTLRHPESLNRGGQLNKAKILRMIVVHLFIFCFCFIPYNVNLVFYTLVRSQVITNCTVESVVRTIYPIAFCIAVTNCCFDPVIYYFTSETIQNSIKRKSYAVHKNTINNTIDVDSCRTDYVTKITSLQVKFINDESTV